The genomic interval TGCCTTCCTCGGCGGCGCCATGACGTGGGTcgagcagcgcgcggcggcgcgtgccCTGGGCCACCTCGCCAGCTACGACGCCACGTTCCCGACCGTGGCACGGCACGCCACCGAGGCGGTGCCGctcgccgtgcgcgccgcgTCCACCTGCGTCGGCAACGTCTACGCGAGCTTCGTCGCGCTGGCGCCGAGCAAGCGGCCGAAGTACCAGCGCGATCTCTTGACGCgcgggctcgacggcggcggcggcggcgtggtcgccgacggcgaggaacGGAAGGCGGAGGAGTGGGCGAGCCAGCTCCAGTGCTGGTCACTCTACTTCCTGAGCTGCCTCGCCTCCAGGGACGTGTCATCTCATGCCACGATATGCCATGACCCCGTCTTCTTGCGCGAGCTCTGCCAGATGTGGGGCGGCCTCGCCAACGGCGACTCGCCGGCCGGCGTCGGGCTGCTCCGCCTTCTCTGCAGGAGCGCAGCCGgacgcgccgccatcgccgcatGCCGCGACGCGCTCTCCGGCCTCTGCGACCTCGCGCGGTCGTCCGACGACTGGCAGTACATGGCCATCGACtgcttgctcctcctcctcgacgaccgTGAGACACGGCACGCAGTCGccgacgccacggcggcgcgcctCGTCGACCTGGCCGAGCTCCGGCACCTCGGCCCAAGGCGACGGCTCGGCAATGCAATAACAGCTGCACTGCttcttgacgacggcgacgacgacggcgacattGTCCATGGCCGTGAGCTCGGCATGGAAGCAAAGGAGGCGATCGCCAGATTGAGAGAAGTGCAGGTagagaggaaagggagagaAGACGCCATGTCTAGGGATGAGCTGCTCAAGAGAAGGATCAtggcgaaggagaagaagaggcaaGGCAACGACATGTTCTGGCACGGCGAGGTGGAGAAGGCGATCGAGCTGTACACCGAGGCGCTGGAGCTGTGCCCGCTGAGCAGGCGGCGTGAGCGGCTGGTGCTGCACAGCAACCGCGCCCAGTGCCGGCTCGCGcggcgcgacgccgacgcggcggtgggcgacgcgacgcgcgcgcTGTCGCTCGCGCGGCCCGCAGCGAACGCGCACGCCAGGAGCCTGTGGCGCCGCGCGCAGGCGTACGACATGAAGGGCATGGCCAGGGAGAGCCTCCTGGACTGCCTGGCCTTCGCCGGCGCGTGGCTCAACCGGAAggacgggacggcggcggccgcggcggcggcgtcgcgcggcGGGAACCCGAAGCTGCCGTACTGCGTCGCGCGGATGATCAGTAAGCAGATGGGCTTGACAGGTCTCTTCTCCGCCGTGGCGACGAACAGTAGCACCACCAAGGTAGATAGAGATGATCGCATGCTGCAttacagcgacggcgacggcgacggcggcgacagcgacgacgaggaagacgacgacgacgacgatcgtGATgaaagcgaggaggaggaatttGCTGAGAAAGGAATGAAGCTTTGTAGGTCaggtagtagtaattaattaacctctcGAGCTTAATTTACCTATGCAACTACTGCATGTACATGTGTTATGCACGGTTAATCTTGATTCTGATCCAAATTGGTTAATTATCACCGATGATCAAAGTGGCTAATCTTGTTTGACCAGGTAAGGGTTTACCAATCATCACGGACGAGGCTTGGAGGAGATTAGCACGGGGGAAGAAGGCAACGAACCGAGTGTTGTCTCATGATCATCGATTCTAGCTTGATCCATTGAAGAAAGACAAGTAGACAGAGACAGATAGCTACAGTTCATTGATCATTGGTCGGGATGAATGATCATGATTCAGCAATTCGATCAGGGCTTAATCGCAGACTTGTTGTCATTAGCTAGAGCTGATGTGATGGGGGTAGTGGTTTAATTTGATGTTGACGCTGGCTTAGCTATACTTTCCAGCTAGCCTTGCATTTGTAGTTTCACTCACGTGACCAAATGATGTTCCCATTGATAATACTTCCGTAGCTGTGCTAGATCTCTGTTATTTCTTGCAAGTTAGAAGTTGTCAATGTGAGAATGGCCGATCGCCCTATCGAATTGGTGAAAGCAGCTAAGCTACTTGATTCATAGAAATATCCTATTATTAGGTTTTTCATAACTTGAGGAAATGTTTCAGTTGAGAATTTCTGAAGAAATTATTAGCTTCCtgccaaattaattaatctgatCAATGTCAGCattaataaaacaataattaattataGGAAAAACATCGGTAGTGTGGTTATATGATTTCATTCATCAAATTTTAAGCATAGTGTTAATGAATATTACGCACACGTTAATGCGCTAGCTCTCAATAGAACTTTTGTGAGCCTAAGGATTTACCaatgatcttttttttagtGTGTGTTAGTGGCTAAGGATTTGCCAATTATCTTTGCATTTTTAGCGTGTTTGGAGGGTGTACTCGTAGACAGCATTGTATGTACGCATCCGTCTTTTATGTAAtcggaaaaaaaacaacaactcaTTGAAATACTAGGGTATCATTTTTGTCCTCTTAACCCGTTTGAACTTTTACTTAAACATCTAAAAGAGACCAAACCTCAATTCCAATAAATTATATCTTCTAGCAAGACATTCACCGAGGATTAATCTTAACCAGAGAACCTGCTTAAAATTGGCAAATGAAACAACCACTAACACATTGAACTGTTGAACTCTAACAAAGTTCAACAGTTTGTTAAAAGCACATCTAcatatgtgtaatatttatgAGTAAGATTTAAATCTTAGTGGCTGGAGCCATATTCCATCCTTAGATGCCTCCTCcatcatactacctccgtcccaaaataattgtatttctaggattcaaaattcatcccaaaataattgtaattctagaATACTAATTGCCCCATCAATCATCTCTCATTTAAATTTCTCCCTATTTTACCCTCAACCATCTTCCTACTCTCACATAAACACCATTTAATGAGGAGCACAATAGTCTTTcttctcaaaccttaatatatgctaaacaacatagaattacaattattttggaacgaaggtaGTAAAACATTTCTTTTGCGATCACATGGCAGATGTGCACGTATACGTACTACTATACATgcaacaccacactcacacACCCACGAATATGCACCCTAACATATACTCAAAGAGACGAAAATCAACGAACATTCCTAATCTCAATAAATTCCTGTTGAAAGCACAATTACACATGCGCAATATTTGTGGGCACTTCATTTGTAAAGTACTTCACTCATGAGTCATAAGTACTCACTCCCTCCCGGTattcaaaattt from Oryza glaberrima chromosome 3, OglaRS2, whole genome shotgun sequence carries:
- the LOC127768057 gene encoding uncharacterized protein LOC127768057 isoform X2: MELNTRSLQQSGSSKSKGKIMAKIVEEDEEGEEEEEEEEDSLSSGCHCFLCAIKEPDARLRRASLAAFFRELPYCEDDDAGAGAGAGVDGGRSCGEVVGAVWRAAMAAPDDPELPSLGAIRCMSLLLARALADVEWRRRGRNVYVPYYAAHVIGSYTIRSSAHAELAVAAGAVRPLLAFLGGAMTWVEQRAAARALGHLASYDATFPTVARHATEAVPLAVRAASTCVGNVYASFVALAPSKRPKYQRDLLTRGLDGGGGGVVADGEERKAEEWASQLQCWSLYFLSCLASRDVSSHATICHDPVFLRELCQMWGGLANGDSPAGVGLLRLLCRSAAGRAAIAACRDALSGLCDLARSSDDWQYMAIDCLLLLLDDRETRHAVADATAARLVDLAELRHLGPRRRLGNAITAALLLDDGDDDGDIVHGRELGMEAKEAIARLREVQVERKGREDAMSRDELLKRRIMAKEKKRQGNDMFWHGEVEKAIELYTEALELCPLSRRRERLVLHSNRAQCRLARRDADAAVGDATRALSLARPAANAHARSLWRRAQAYDMKGMARESLLDCLAFAGAWLNRKDGTAAAAAAASRGGNPKLPYCVARMISKQMGLTGLFSAVATNSSTTKVDRDDRMLHYSDGDGDGGDSDDEEDDDDDDRDESEEEEFAEKGMKLCR
- the LOC127768057 gene encoding uncharacterized protein LOC127768057 isoform X1, with translation MELNTRSLQQSGSSKSKGKIMAKIVEEDEEGEEEEEEEEDSLSSGCHCFLCAIKEPDARLRRASLAAFFRELPYCEDDDAGAGAGAGVDGGRSCGEVVGAVWRAAMAAPDDPELPSLGAIRCMSLLLARALADVEWRRRGRNVYVPYYAAHVIGSYTIRSSAHAELAVAAGAVRPLLAFLGGAMTWVEQRAAARALGHLASYDATFPTVARHATEAVPLAVRAASTCVGNVYASFVALAPSKRPKYQRDLLTRGLDGGGGGVVADGEERKAEEWASQLQCWSLYFLSCLASRDVSSHATICHDPVFLRELCQMWGGLANGDSPAGVGLLRLLCRSAAGRAAIAACRDALSGLCDLARSSDDWQYMAIDCLLLLLDDRETRHAVADATAARLVDLAELRHLGPRRRLGNAITAALLLDDGDDDGDIVHGRELGMEAKEAIARLREVQVERKGREDAMSRDELLKRRIMAKEKKRQGNDMFWHGEVEKAIELYTEALELCPLSRRRERLVLHSNRAQCRLARRDADAAVGDATRALSLARPAANAHARSLWRRAQAYDMKGMARESLLDCLAFAGAWLNRKDGTAAAAAAASRGGNPKLPYCVARMISKQMGLTGLFSAVATNSSTTKVDRDDRMLHYSDGDGDGGDSDDEEDDDDDDRDESEEEEFAEKGMKLCRSGKGLPIITDEAWRRLARGKKATNRVLSHDHRF